The Dasypus novemcinctus isolate mDasNov1 chromosome 11, mDasNov1.1.hap2, whole genome shotgun sequence DNA window GCACAACAAGGCCACGAAGACACACCATGCCAAACTGGTGTGAGGACGCTAGATAAGGCCAGCCTGAGCACCTGGCTAAGGTCCCAGCTGTTACAAAGACCAGGAGCTCCTGGGGAGGCCCCACCTTATTCACCTCTGTATTGCTGGGGCTCGCGCCAGTGTTTGGCACACAGCAGCCCTCAATAAACGTTGACTAAATGGAAGCAGGAAGTAAACGCTTTACATTTAGATGGTGTGTGGCTGAGTGATTACAATAAATATTCGTTGCTATTTATCAGCTCTCGTTGCTTTTCCTTTGTGGCACAGGCACTGTTAGCGCTACCCTGCATTTTATATCCCCTTGAAAAATGCCTGAGGAAAAAACTCTGGCTAGGAATGCTCTGTATAATACGCCCGATAGGTAGGGTGACCAGGTAATTTTTGGGCGATGATGAGTCACTTTGAGGAGTGAGAGGGGAGCTATTGATAATTCCGCCTGGACAGCAGCATAAACCATGACTATCGTGGGCAAACTGAAATGCTGGGGCATCACACTAACAACAGGGCACCGTGATGCTCAGAACCCTCGGAAGGGGGGCTCCGAACCCTCCAAACCATCCTAACTCCAGTCGCTAGTCAGCTCCTTGAAATGGAACCTTCTcgtcccctcctcccaccccaactgGAGCTGGTATCAGACCAGTCCCCAATGTTCGTAGGCTCCTCATTTTCAACCGGCTTGTGACCCTGAACCCCTTCTTTCTGTTGCCTCAGAACGTCCCAGGGTGTCTGTACTGCCCCCAGACACTAAAATCAGTGGCTCCTGGTAAGCACCCACCATGTGAGCTGCAAAGCGCACCCAGCCACCTTCTGGTGCTGTTCCACACTGGGAATTTCCTTAGGACGCCTTCCTCTCTCGCTAGGTTCACCCTCTTCAGTAGTTCTCATGGTTTCAAGCCTCTCCTGACCACAGGCTTCTGTTCTTTCCCACCTTTGGTCTATTCTCAACCCAGCAGCTTGGGTGACTTCGGCTCATGTGGCTCCTCTGTTAAAGACCGTGGTTTCCCATCCCACGCAGGGAGAACAGGTCCTTACCATGGCCTCTACGGCCCTCGGCCTCTTTAACCCCCTAACACCTCTTTGACCTTACCTCCTGCTGTTCTCCAACCATATAGGCAGGCTCCCACCTTGGTGCCTTTGCAGCTGCTGTTCCCCCTCCCTGGAACACTTTTCCCTTTATATCCATATGATTAGTTTCCTCGCCTCCTTCAGGTCTTTTCTCAATTGTCTCCTTTTCAGGGTCCTTCCCCAGCCATTCTATCAAAAATGtaatttctcctcctcccctcccttaactcttcctctctcccttctctgccttTTCTCCTTAGCACTTACCAAATATACtacatattttttctcttgtttattGTCTTAACTCCccaagctccatgagggcaagtATTTTCACATGTTTTGTTCTTCACCATATCCCCAGTATctgaaacagtgcctggcatatagtagatgcccaacaaatatttgtggaacaaatgaaaaactgaCTTAGAGGCAGCATTGCCTAGCCTGGCATGGAGGCTGAATGTTTGGCTTCTGGAGGGAAAAGACCTGGGCTTGAATTCAGGGGCTCTGACACTTGTTAACTGTATGACCTTAGGCAAGGCCTTTAATGCtgctgtgagcctcagtttccccatgtgtaGCATGGGGATAATACACATTGTCTCCCAGGCTGCTGAGCTTAAAGACAGATTCCACGTGCAAACCACTTCACCCACTGCCTAAGCCATTTCAAGCAATCTAAGCTTAGTAAATGGCAGCTACGATTAACTACTGGAAGCTCCACTGCATTGTGGGCCCATCACAGGCAAATTAGCATCCACTCCCTCTGAGTCACAACTCGGACAGTTCTTTCCAAATTGGCAGTTCTTAACCGCCCCCTCCTGTGGACCTTCCTTTCCTGAATCCCAGTTCCCTGGGTGGACCACGCCAACACATTACTCATCCTGCTTAAGCCTCCGAGAGAGCTGCTCTCCTAAAGGTGCCTCAGGACCCTTTGCCTGAGGCTCCTTCCACCAACTGCCCTCCGATGGAGCTGGGAAAGTTGGgtgggaaacaaagaaaggaatataAGGTGAGGGGGAGGGCAAAGGAGAGCATATATCCTGAGCCTGTGCGGGTGGGGGGTGGACAGAGGGAGCGAGGAAGCCAAGCCATCCCCACCTGCCAGTTTCCTGTCTTGTCTACTGATAAATAGGGGCTACTGATGGCCAGATTTtccattcccccaccccagcacccgCTGtcactcaattaaaaaaagatagcCAAAGAGGGCCGGGGGAGGGGCAGCGCCTCTGGTTATAAAGGCTGCAGCGGCAGGGGTGGAAGCACCAGGCTTGGCCTGCCCAGGCTCCTCGTCATCCCCGGCCACATTTAGCTGCTGACAGCTGCTGGGGCCCCTGCCACCAGGTCCTGCCCCATACCCGCCGCCTCTCCTTTCTCTCGGTGACTCCCGAGCCTCAGCCTCTCCATGGCCCAGAAAGAAGAGGCCGCAGCAGCTGCTGCTCCCGCTTCCCAgaatggggaggaggaggagaacctGGAGGACCCCGAGAAGCTGAAGGAGCTGATTGAGCTGCCGCCCTTTGAGATCGTCACAGGGTGAGACTCGGGGGTGGCCCGTGGGCCTCAGCCCTGGGAGAATGCTGGGCCGGGGCGGGTGGTGGAAACCCAGGAGGGTCATGGCAGGGGTCAGGGTTGGCCCCGAGCTGCAGcaatgtgtatgcatgtgtgtgcatggcAGGGCTTGCTGGGGACACGGCAGCAAGTGTCTCTTGGCTTCTCGCGTTGACACCTCTGACCTCTAGTCAGGTGGAGGCCGGAGGGGCTGCTTACAGGCAAGAGGCCCAGAACCTAAAACCACCCCTCAGGCCTGGTGTTGGGACAGTCACTCGGCCTCTCTGGGTGGAGGCTGTTTAGTGGTAGAGAGCCTGGTGAACAGAGAGGATGAGATGGCCCATTCTAGCTCTTTCTTCAGAGCTTTACTCCGGAGCAGAAGGTCCTGAGCAGGGAAGACAGATCCCTCCCTCCCGGGGCTGAACGAGGAGCCATTTTTTATGACATCTTTTCTGAGTCTCCCCGGGGGCTGTCCACAACCATTCCTGGGGAAACAGAGAGTTAGGGAGCAGGTAACACAGGCCAGGGCCAGGAGCAAATGGATAGAGGAGGCGGCCAACACCCTCCAGCCACAGCCTAGAGGAACTGGGGCCCAGGGCAAAGGGTCTGGAGCATCCAAAAGGGGGCTTTGTGCCCCTCTGCCTAATCCAGATTAGGCCACTTCCAGGAATAAAACCAAGTAgtcttcctcttctcctctctCATCCCTCTAGGGGAAGGTCCTGTTAAGTTCTTAGGTAAAGGCGTCTGTGAGGCCCAGGGTTTCCCTCTGCAGCGTGGGGCTCTCCAGCCGGGCCCCCAGGTAGAGTGGAGGCCATATCGAGAGGTTTTTAGAAGGATAGAGGCATAGTGCCCTCAAGGGGCAGAAAGAGCACTGGGCGGCAATTTGGACCTGCTGTTTTAAGCTCAGCAAGTGATTTTTCCAGCACAGgcttcagttttttcatttgcaaaatgaggTAGTTGTACTAGTTGATTCCTAAGGTCCCTTCTAGCACaaagtattttctgatttctaaGAGAACCTAAGGCACAATGTGTCCTAGTTTCTGAGGAAGGAGCACCCCGGAACTTCCCTTTGCCCATGCCTGCCCAGCCACCTCCACCCTCATCCCAGGATTAAGGGAGAAACTGGGCATAGATTAATATAGTCATAGGGAAAGCCAACGACAGCCGTACCCAGAGAATCCCTCAGTTCCAATGGATGTCTTGTGGACGTAGatcctttttctaattcctcgGCATGCTGGTCCTACCTGCCCttcgacacacacacacacacacttcactCTGTGCAATGTTGTGATCTCGCTAGCATAGGGGCAGGGCAGGTCAAGAATAGAATTAGACTATATTTCTTGAGTTGAGCATCATAAATGGGGAGCCTGGATGGTGGGTCCTAAGGGATAAGTCCTCCGATACAGCTTACATTTGTTCAGGACTCTATAAATCACAACACATTTTCACAAGCAAGAGCTCATTCAGTTCTCAGGGCAATCTAGCAGAGGGTGGTATTTTATTGCCACTTTaaagaaggggaaactgagactcaaggAGATTGGTGACTTGGCCAAGACCACACAACCTGTAAGTGGCAGGTCTGACTCCCAGCCGAGGATTCTTTCCTCTAGTCTCCTCTTTGTTGTGGGTCCCACATTTCCCAAGCAAAGTTCTACCTTTCTCTATCTGGGTGGTAATAAGGGTGCCCATGACCCAAAGCTCAGAAGAAGAGGCACAGTGGGGCAGCTTGATGGCGGGATGTAGAGCCCTGGGCGTTTCCTGGCCACAAGCAACAACtgtctcctgggttcctctgggtaaAGATGGCTTAAAATAGCCCAGAGGTGCAGCTGTGTCTGAGCAGGGACATGGTGAGGGAATAgccttcctctccttctctctccagcAGACAGAAtagctttccttttcttctctttctagttgTCCTAGAGCAAAAGAGATCATCCTAGCCTGAATCCTAAAGGCAATAGATTTATCCATAGTATTCCTTAGATATGGGCTGCAAACTAGCAGCGGTGCAGGCAGCTTCTCAAGAAACAGTCTGAAGTGAGGAGGAAGTCCCAGgtaggaataaagaaaaataggcCCTACTTGTAGTGATTCTGACTCGAATCGGGCATGTAGTATAGAAAATAGTCAGAAAGTGCTAGCAAAAAATGTCTAAAACGGCAGTGGTGTGCTGGAGCCAGCTCATACTGGCTTGAGAGTCAATTGTGTATATCTCTTCCCAACTCTGTGTTCAGTGACTTCACACTGATAGCTTAAAATCAACCATAGCAAAGTATTCATGCTATGGAAATCAGCAAACACTAGacatttttctttcagagaaaaaatgaaacatcttgaaagagaaaaacctctGAAAgtgagaagaggagagaagggaacAGGTTTGGTAGTGCTGAAGCTAGAGTTCTGAAAGATAAGATACGAGGGCCTAGAAAAGGCACCATTCATCAATACTAACGTTAATTTCTCAAGTGTCTACTGTTACCCAAAACCTGAGAGCTTGGATTACTTACCCCAtctttagatgaggaaactaagcctCCGAGAGGTGAGTCATTAGCCTAAGACTAGCTGACGAGAGTAGGATGTGGACCCCAGGGCTGTCTGACTTAAAATCACCAAACTGCCTCTAAAAAAATCATAAAGAGGATTCTTTtttattcaccaaatatttacagAATAGAAATTACATATTGCCTGTGTTCCCCACTAGTATTTCacctccatgaggacagggacattgtctttttattattttatccctCATCCCAAGAATAGTACCTAACTCCtaataggtattcaataaatttgttgaaagaatgaccGAACTAATGAATGAGTACCTATTATATGTTAGACACTATGCCCATatagggaattttttttctaggaggtacatgtaggtactcaactactgagctcaCCCACTCCCCAGAAATAGGGAatgaactggggggagggcttcTTGTGGGAAGAAGCTCAGAATACATGAAGATCCAGCGGTGCTAGGCTTAGAAGAGAATGGTACTGGTTCATTCCTGTCTCTGATCTCAGCATGCATTGGGGAAGCTCTGGGGCCCTGGAAATGGTTGTCTCCTCATCTCTCAATCCCACTAATTAGTGATTGTGCTCTGCCCAGTAGCACCCCTTGCTGTGTGTTTGTTCTTGTCTCGTGTTGTGTTGTGTATGTGCTTGCATAAAGCTGAATCTGCTTTCAGAGGGGTTGTTACAAAAGAGAAATCAATGGCAGACAGGTGATTCTTCTTTCAACCACCTTTTTAGCTACCAGTAGTTTACCCTTGTTACGTGAGGAACACAGAGCGAAGAGGCAGGGTCCACGAAAGGGAGAGGTGAGGAGTGAGGAACCTTCAGCACAACTGTTAACACCTCAAGCCTCTCACCCtctcccacaccccacccccccaacttCTGTCACCCGCCAGAAAGGTTTCGTAAATAATAATAGACTAGAAGGCAGCCAGCTATAACCCTGACCACACTGGGCTCCACTAAGGGTCAGTAGGCAGTCAAAGCCAAGTAGGCTAAGACGGTACCTCCCAGGATAAAGGGGAGAACCTTGGGCAGAATTCCACCTATCCCTGCAAATGAGAAGCAGCCAGCCTATGAAACCCTTGCAGCTCTAGGAAGTGTGGGTTGTCAGAACCCTCTGCTTTTGCTCCTGCCCTACTCCTTCCACCCATGCCCGGTTGTTAGCACCAGCTCATTGCAAGTGGTCTGCAAAAGGGAGAAGGGAATTGAAACTGGCAGTTCTGCCTCTTTGGAGCAGGTCACCGACACCGAGGGGTCTACTGAGGGAAAGCTGAACTGAGTCAACACTCAACTAACCATAAGGAAATCTTCCACTTCATGGGTTGTTTTGGAGTAAATACTACTTTCCAGGTTGCTTCATTTCTCCTGGTAGATTTATGCTTAGAAAATGCAGTGCCTTTTAATGTTATcctgagaaaaatttaaaacgtTTACTCACATCTCTTCTCCCTACATCAAGGGGATAATCTTCCCACTTTTTCTAGATACTAAAATCTGTTTCCTCCCAAGAAAACTGCAGTGCCTGTTATCCTGGGTCTAAGCAGGTAAAGTGTGAATGGCTTTCTTTGCTAAAAGTACGAGGAAGCCATGCTTAAAGAGGTGGCATCTGAGGCTGCTGGCAAGTGGGTAGGAATTGTGCTGTTGGCTTCTGTGCCTGAAGAACAGGCCGACTTCAGGTGATAAGCTTGAAGTAGATCTACCAGCATCTTTCTCCTGGCCACCACTCCGCCACACACTACCATACCCCACAACCCTCTCCCCCACCACACGCACACCACTTCAGCAGTGAAGTACCTAGTGAGGTAGGAGGAAAGGGCCACGCAAGTTTAGTACTTAGGCATATCGGCATGCTCATGCCACTACAGAAAAAAAGATGTCTGTGATTATCTAAGGAACTAGGTGTcactatttccttcctttccattAATGGGCATAACAGTGTTGACTTACTTTGTGATTCTATAAAATCACCCAAGATGGCCATGTAGTCTGGCTCTCTGGAAAAATTTCAGGCACGCTGGGTTGTCTATTGCCTCTGTTCTCCTGGCTCTCCTCCAGGACTGGCTGTTGCAGTGTGTAGGGGCCCCAAAGAACCTCTTTCAACCTTTGTGTTCCTTCTAAGAAACCCAAGGAGAAGCCAAGCAAGCCCAGTCTCTGAACAAACCCCAAGGAAAGGCTGGGAGCCAAAACCTATCATGCCATCCCTTTGCCCCTTGAAagcatctctcttcctgagggaCCTAGTCCAGAAGGCCCTGCTAAGTGACAGGAGACTCTGGGGTTGCTGGCTGGAGGGATAGGAAACAAGATATTTATAGAGGTgacctttcttcctctctccaggGTTTCAGGTTTCACTAGGTCCTCTTCTCCTGcctgaggaagaggaggaggaagaacatCAGAGCTTAGGAGAGGCTGAGAGAAGCAGCAGTCTCATACCATCCAGCCAATTTCGAATTGCATGCTGGGCCAAACTCATACTTTCTGCTTGGTACAATTGCAGCAATGCTTTTGGGGGTTCCTGGAGACCTGAGGGACCACACAGATAGCTATTTGCTAAAACCCCCAAGTCAAACAAGGACCGTGTATATTTCCCAGGGATCCGCCTGAGAAGCCATCATCCAAGTGGCTCTAGATGGAATTTGGTGTAGGGGTGAGGATCTTGCAAAACACCATGAAAAGTAAAGATTTGGGGTAAGAAAAAGTAAgccctgtgcttcttggatgcCAAAATCCACACCAGGAAGGAAGGGACCATTTAGCAATCCACAGAGTTAAGGAACGGTCAGGTGGGGTGAGTTTAGTTAGGGAGCTCTGAGCTTAAGTGAATTCCCGGCAAGGTTGAAAGGGAAGGGATTCGTCAGCGCTCCATTCTCCTAAAATGTTAAGTAAATAATAAACACCTCCAGAACGGGGGCAGAGGGGTTAGAGAGCTAAGTATAGTACATGAAGGAATCCTGGAGCTGGGATCTCAAACACATCTATCTCCACAGTGGAAACTGAAGCCTACAACAAGGGACATGGAAACCTGGGTGGAGgaagtttgggggtggggggacaggcgTGCAGAGAAATAGCTCTGGTTTACTCAGTTCTTTGGCAGCTTTTACTTATCCTTAAGAATCCAAGGCCCCGGGACACCAGGCAGTCAGATGACCTCTCCGGGGGAAATGAAGGGGTACGAGAGGCAACAGCAGAATTAACTACTGTTGATTTTCTGGGAAAGCCATAGAGATTGTgtttttgaaaaggaaaacttATAGCCTCTCCTTTTCTTCTGACATTTTTACCTCTCCTGTTAAAATCTCATTCTCTCTGGCCTTCAAAACTGTACAAatcttattttagaaaaatatacaaatacatataaataagACAAAACTCAACTGATGCCCTCTCTACTCCCTCCCCTTTTTCCTgtccttccttttcctccaaaACCAGGCCCCTTTCTGCTTTCATTTCCAACCCATTCGTCTCTCCTGTGAAGCCACTGGACACCCACACTACTCATCACCAAGCCTGGGCTTCCAAGGACACCTAGCTGGCTTTCTTCATTTCAGGCTTTCCCCCAGCTTCCATTCACCTGCCCATATGCTGTCATACAAATCTTCCTTGGGCATCACTTTTATTATGCCTTTCTTCTACTCAAGAATCTCTAACAATTCTCTATTGCCTCCAGAATCAAGGTCAAATGTTCAAGAACTTTCATAATGCGTCCTCCACTCAACTGGTTCACTTTTAGCAGTCTTCTAATGGTCTCTGCTGTTTCATTTGCAGAATCTCTGTCCAGCTAGAATCTAGCTGCTAGACCATACGCAACTGCAGGGCAGAAGACATGTCTTTTAAGATTTTGAAATGACTCAATCCTATATGCAAGCTAAGTTAAACTGAGGTACTCTTGGACACTTACTGAGACAATCCTTCCTACaccaaaggaaaaagatagaCTTGATCAGTCACTAGTAGAGCAGGCACTACAAGTCTTAGTTCACTCCATGCTCAAGATGCAACTCACAGAAGatacaagggaaaaaatgaaagcacaaaatGTTCTGCAAACCCTTTGCCTTGCTTTGTCAGGAGAAATTTTACATGCCTACTCTTTGTAAAATTGCTATTAGAACACTGtgtgctgttaaaaaaaaaaaaaaaaaaaagtaaaggtctGTCTCTATGGTAAGAGTGAGCATGCGTAGCAGGCACTGATCTTAGAGAGCACCCTACTCCAGGCTCTTCCTAGGGGCGAGAACTCACCACACCCTTTCTCCTTGCCCATTTCTTCCCCTGACCTACAGGGAGAGGCTTCCTGTCAACTTCTTTAAGTTCCAGTTCCGGAACGTGGAGTACAGTTCTGGGCGGAATAAGACCTTCCTCTGCTACGTGGTGGAAGTGCAGAGCAAGGGAGGCCAAGTCCAGGCAACCCGGGGATACCTAGAGGACGAGCATGCGGCGGCGCATGCCGAGGAAGCCTTCTTCAACACCATCCTGCCAGCCTTCGACCCAGCCCTGCGGTACAACGTCACCTGGTACGTGTCCTCCAGTCCCTGCGCAGCTTGCGCCGACCGCATTACCAAAACCCTGAGCAAGACCAAGAACCTGCGCCTGCTCATTCTGGTGGGGCGGCTCTTCATGTGGGAGGAGCCAGAGATCCAGGCCGCTCTGAAGAAGCTGAAGGAGGCGGGGTGCAAACTGCGTATCATGAAGCCCCAGGACTTCGAGTACATCTGGCAGAATTTTGTGGAGCAAGAAGAAGGCGAATCCAAGGCCTTTG harbors:
- the APOBEC2 gene encoding C->U-editing enzyme APOBEC-2; translated protein: MAQKEEAAAAAAPASQNGEEEENLEDPEKLKELIELPPFEIVTGERLPVNFFKFQFRNVEYSSGRNKTFLCYVVEVQSKGGQVQATRGYLEDEHAAAHAEEAFFNTILPAFDPALRYNVTWYVSSSPCAACADRITKTLSKTKNLRLLILVGRLFMWEEPEIQAALKKLKEAGCKLRIMKPQDFEYIWQNFVEQEEGESKAFEPWEDIQENFQYYEEKLLDILK